Below is a window of Polyangiaceae bacterium DNA.
GCTCGTCGAGCGAGACGCCGTTTCCCCTCGAGCCCGACCTGTCGCGGCTCGACGGCGGCCCGACCGGGCAGGCGCGCTACATCGTGTATTCCGGCGACAAGCAGCGGTCGCCCGAGGGCGAGGGGACGCCCCAACCAGAAGAGCCGGACGAGCCCCCGCCGCCCGCCAAGTGAGCGTCAGAACGTGCCGCTCACGGCCAGGCCGGTGAAACCCCGTCCGACAACCGGGTCGACCCGGGGCAGAAGGCGGCGTTTGGGCGCGAGCGCGGTGTTCGCTTCCCCGCCCTTGGGCTTCGAGAGGAAGTACCAGACGAGCCCGCCCGCTGCGATGGCGACGCCGCCGACGGTGACCACACCCCATGTGGTCTGGCGACTGCGCGCGTCGTTGCCTTCTTCCACCAACTTGGGCGGGCAGTTGCTGCGACCGCCGCACTTGTCCTCGATGTCGCTGACGTCCCCGGCCGCGCCCAGATAGAGCACGCCGCCGATGATGGCGATCACGCCGCCGGCGCCCGCGACGATCAGCGGAGTCAGCGGACGCTTGCCCCCGGTGTCCGGCTCCGGTGTCGAAGCCGGCTGACCATCGGGTTTCTGAGCCGTGGGACCCGTGCCGGGTCCAGGACCAGCCGTGGGGTTGTTCGCCTCCTGGGCGATCTTCTCGTTCAGGCCTTCGATGCGGCGCGCGATCTGGTCGCGCTGCGGCGAGCTCGGCTGCCGCGCCAGGTAGGTCTCCAGCGCCACGATGGCGTGCCGCTTCTGGTTGTTCAGCTCGTACGCCCGGGCCAGGTTGAGCAGCAGCGCGTGGGCGGTGCAGTCCCGGCGGTACGCATCGTCCCAGTACGAGATGGCGCGGTTGTAGTCGCCCTCCTCGAACGAGGCCTGCCCCGCTTGGAACGCGCCCTTCGCACCGGCCACGTCGCCCTCCGTCGGCGTCTTCTCGCAGGGCGGGATCGGCTTGGGGGCGTCTTCGGCACGCGCCAAGCCGGGTGTGAGCCCGACGGCAGCAGCCAGGAGGAGGTGGCGGGGAGCGCGCATGGCGGTCAGAGGTCTGGTCGATAGCATAGTGGCAGCCCGGGCCAGACCTCAATCTTCGTGAGGCCCTCGTCCCGAAACCCACCGACCGCCGTCACCCGAGCGTGACCCAGAGGCTTGTGCCGCGCCCGCATCCGGGGTCAAGTTTGCCGCCGTGGGACGGGTCGAGCCGAGAGTACTGGGTTGGGCGAGCGCGCTCCTGCTGCTCCTGGGGCTCCTCGTCCTGGCGCCGGAAGGGGCGCGAGCCCAGGCTGGAAAGGCCGTTTCCGCGCGCAAGCTGGAGCTGATCCGGGAGCGCATGGAGAAGGGGCAGGCGCTGTTCGTCGCCGGCGACTACGCGAGCGCCGCCAAGGTGTTCGAGGCGGGGCACGCCGAGCAGCCTTACGCCGCGTTCTTGTTCAACGCCGGCGTCTGCTACCAGAAGCTCGGTCAGATCGACCCGGCTCTGCAGAAGTTTCGCGACTACCTCGCGGCCGATCCCAACGCACCGGACGCGGCAAAGGTGAGGGGGCGCATCGCCGCCCTCGAGGCCTCGAAGGGCATCGCCCCGACCCCGACCCCGGAGACGGACGCGGGAGTGGAGGACGGGGGCGACGAGGGCGGCAGCGACGCGGCACCGCCCGCCCCCCAGCCGCCGCCGACCCTGACGCCGGACACGGCGGAGTCGATGAAGTCGCTGGCTCTGATCGAGACCGAGCCGCCCGGCGCCCTGATCAAGCTCTACGCCCGCTCGACGGAGTCGGCCCCTCCGTACAAGCTCGGCGCGCAGAATCCGGGTTGGCAGGAGATCACCAGCGCGCGCTCTCCAGCGAACCTGACGCTCGAGGTGGGCAGCTACCACGTCGTGGTCGAACCCTACCTCGACTTCAAGGCCTGCGACGCCGCCGTCGAGGTCAAGCGCGCGAAGGTGTTCCACTTCCGAGCCAACCTCTCGCAGGGCGAGTTCATGAGCTTCCTGCGCGTGTCGGCCAACGTGCTCGGCGGCTACGTGTTCATCGACGACGACCGGCGCGCGCGGCCGCCTTGGGGAACCACTCCGCACGGCGAGCTCGTCTCCAGCGGGACGCACTCGCTGTTGGTCGAGGCCCCCGGCTTCGAGCCCTACCACCAGAAGCTCGAGCTCGGCCGAGGGGAGCAGAAGGAGCTCGAGGTCAAGCTCGTGCGGGTCGGCTACGGCTACGTGCGGATCGACGGCAACGCCCCCGAGCTGAAGGTCTCGTTCGACGAGAAACCGGCGGGGGTCTGGCGCTCCGGCGAGGCGCCGCTCGCGGTGAAAGCCGACGCCGGTCAGCACAAGCTCACCATCAAGGCCAGCGGCTACAAGACCTACGAGGAAGTCGTCACGGTGCCCGCGGGGCAGGTGCTGCCGCTGCACGCGGACATGATCCAGAAGTACCCCCGCGGCGCGGCCTGGACGCAGGCGGTGATCGGCGCCGTGTTCCTGGGCGCGGGCGTGTTTCTGGGGATCCAATCCGACAACCTCCACGAGGAGCTGGAGAACGATCGCAAGGCCGGCGTTCTGGAGCAGGAGGACGAGCGGGTCAGCCGTGGACGCATCTTCGCGATCGGGGCGAACGCGGGCTTCGCCATCGGCGGCATCCTGGGTGCCTTCGCCACCTACAACTTCATCAAGGACCCGCTGCCGGAGTCCCGCGCCGTGAAGGACCAGCCGGTGGAGTTCAACGACCCGCGCAAGCAACGTCCCACGGCGAAGCTCCGGGCGCCGACCCGCGTGGCCGTGCCACAGCCGCGGTCGCGCCCGCGCCAGGCGCCGTTCTCGATTGGGCTCTCGCCGGGTCCCGCGGGGCTGTCGCTCGGAGGGCGTTTCTGATGTCCCGTGTGGCGATGGTGCTGGCGGTTGCCGTGGCCTCGGGCGTGGCCGCTTGTTCTTGGGCGCGCTTCGACGACGTGAGCGACAACGCCCCGGTCCTGCTCTTCACGAAGCCCAGCAACGTCAGCTACGGGTTCGGCTCCAGCGTCGCCAGCGGCGAGGTGGACGGGTTCTATCGCGTCTACGTCGGCGCCTCGCCAGGCCGCACCGGCGGCGCGGAGTTCGAGCTCGGACCCGGGCAAGGCGCCAGCGCCGACGCCGTCCGCAGCGGCCACTGCGGGCTCGGCTGCACGCTGGCCAAGAG
It encodes the following:
- a CDS encoding PEGA domain-containing protein, with the translated sequence MGRVEPRVLGWASALLLLLGLLVLAPEGARAQAGKAVSARKLELIRERMEKGQALFVAGDYASAAKVFEAGHAEQPYAAFLFNAGVCYQKLGQIDPALQKFRDYLAADPNAPDAAKVRGRIAALEASKGIAPTPTPETDAGVEDGGDEGGSDAAPPAPQPPPTLTPDTAESMKSLALIETEPPGALIKLYARSTESAPPYKLGAQNPGWQEITSARSPANLTLEVGSYHVVVEPYLDFKACDAAVEVKRAKVFHFRANLSQGEFMSFLRVSANVLGGYVFIDDDRRARPPWGTTPHGELVSSGTHSLLVEAPGFEPYHQKLELGRGEQKELEVKLVRVGYGYVRIDGNAPELKVSFDEKPAGVWRSGEAPLAVKADAGQHKLTIKASGYKTYEEVVTVPAGQVLPLHADMIQKYPRGAAWTQAVIGAVFLGAGVFLGIQSDNLHEELENDRKAGVLEQEDERVSRGRIFAIGANAGFAIGGILGAFATYNFIKDPLPESRAVKDQPVEFNDPRKQRPTAKLRAPTRVAVPQPRSRPRQAPFSIGLSPGPAGLSLGGRF